A window from Microbacterium ginsengiterrae encodes these proteins:
- a CDS encoding AAA family ATPase has protein sequence MRLHRLEIEGFGPFLDRQVVDFDSFSDDGIFLIAGRTGAGKSSILDAVCFGLYGSVPRYESGDKRLRSDHCEPDDPTEVVVEFSTGSGRYRVVRSPEYLRPAKRGGGLTKQASAVRLDMLDAGGDWVTRATKEKRVADELDEILQLSREQFLQVILLAQNRFARFLLADSKERQGLLRRLFGTERFEDVQSRFDERRRASESALSGVMATVDARIDEAERVITDGELWGEHDASLVATTSERIDALRAALARAEYRAERRAADRDAAEERLSLADAALAAQRDDRRAQEERDRARAALARLDAEQPSIDEAKSTLQRARAAEALRATIAAVWRAEQVRDAALTAEGEARAEWDAAGMTIDETSAEALEAWAADRTRETGGWQNAATLERDTPARAAELEEAQRQVSVAAALVEAGEAERAELPARLQELTERRDALRRSADRVDDLASALAAAKTRTSAAKRAAAAEVALQTAERSLAEASEALAGAQASLAQLRRRRLDGFAGELAIALVAGEPCAVCGATEHPAPAEHSDPVSADDINAAEQARDAAQSVEKAAQERVSTARSDVAAAHAVADGRTTAAAQEEQAEAERAHAEAVAAADALAAVDAQVAEVGTSIARLDETREEAAATLAAAHESLALASQRDEQAAQQIIEARGGFATVAERIDTTRGHIEAARALAAALAESRRATQAHSEAIGRQSDALAASDFEDVEAAEQAMRSAQEQESLEARITAHAAQREKERATLFDLELRTLPEELIDIAPAELAATEARTAWKAAVAEAGRATATSEQLASLIESAASAHARSAGQRDEHEVLRALADTIAGRAGNTHKMTLETFVLAAELEEIVDAANRRLSDMSTGRYRLQHSDALASRGAASGLGIVVFDAFTGQTRPPQSLSGGETFLSSLALALGLAEVVTARAGGIQLDTLFIDEGFGSLDADTLEVAMRALDELRSGGRTVGIISHVESMQEQIPAQLVVEQTAAGPSRIRD, from the coding sequence GTGCGCCTCCATCGCCTCGAGATCGAGGGGTTCGGTCCCTTCCTCGATCGGCAGGTCGTCGATTTCGACAGTTTCTCCGATGACGGGATCTTCCTCATCGCCGGGCGGACGGGCGCCGGCAAATCGAGCATCCTCGATGCCGTCTGCTTCGGGCTCTACGGGTCGGTCCCGCGCTACGAGAGCGGTGACAAGAGGTTGCGCAGCGACCACTGCGAACCGGACGACCCCACCGAGGTCGTGGTGGAGTTCAGCACGGGCTCCGGCCGGTACCGGGTGGTGAGATCGCCCGAGTACCTGCGCCCCGCCAAGCGCGGCGGTGGACTGACCAAGCAGGCGTCCGCCGTACGCCTCGACATGCTCGACGCCGGCGGCGACTGGGTGACGCGCGCGACCAAGGAGAAGCGGGTCGCAGACGAGCTCGACGAGATCCTCCAGCTGAGTCGTGAGCAGTTCCTGCAGGTCATCCTGCTCGCGCAGAACCGGTTCGCGCGGTTCCTCCTCGCCGACAGCAAGGAACGTCAGGGGCTGCTCCGACGGCTGTTCGGCACCGAGCGCTTCGAGGACGTGCAATCCCGCTTCGATGAGCGTCGTCGGGCATCGGAGAGCGCGCTCTCCGGTGTGATGGCGACCGTCGATGCGCGCATCGATGAGGCGGAGCGGGTGATCACCGACGGAGAACTGTGGGGAGAGCACGACGCGTCGCTCGTCGCCACGACGTCGGAACGCATCGATGCGCTCCGGGCCGCCCTGGCCAGAGCCGAATATCGCGCGGAGCGTCGGGCCGCGGACCGCGACGCGGCCGAAGAACGCCTCAGCCTCGCGGATGCGGCACTGGCGGCGCAGCGCGACGACCGACGAGCGCAGGAGGAGCGCGACAGAGCACGCGCCGCGCTGGCGCGACTGGACGCCGAACAGCCGAGCATCGACGAGGCGAAGTCGACGTTGCAGCGCGCGCGAGCGGCCGAGGCGCTGCGGGCGACGATCGCGGCCGTGTGGCGGGCCGAGCAGGTGCGTGACGCCGCCCTCACGGCGGAGGGGGAAGCGCGCGCCGAGTGGGACGCCGCAGGCATGACGATCGATGAGACCTCCGCGGAGGCTCTCGAAGCGTGGGCGGCCGACCGCACGCGGGAGACCGGCGGCTGGCAGAACGCCGCGACGCTCGAACGCGACACGCCTGCGCGCGCGGCGGAGCTCGAGGAGGCGCAACGGCAGGTGTCCGTCGCAGCCGCTCTCGTCGAAGCCGGAGAAGCGGAGCGCGCCGAGCTGCCCGCACGGCTGCAGGAACTGACCGAGCGGCGCGATGCGCTGCGGCGCAGCGCGGACCGCGTGGACGACCTCGCGAGCGCGCTCGCCGCTGCGAAAACGCGGACGTCGGCGGCGAAGAGGGCCGCAGCCGCGGAGGTCGCCCTGCAGACCGCCGAGCGAAGCCTCGCTGAAGCGAGCGAGGCCCTTGCCGGCGCCCAGGCGTCTCTCGCGCAGCTGAGGAGGCGACGCCTCGACGGGTTCGCCGGAGAGCTCGCCATCGCCCTCGTCGCGGGCGAGCCGTGCGCCGTCTGCGGCGCGACCGAACATCCGGCGCCCGCCGAGCACAGCGACCCTGTCTCGGCCGACGACATCAACGCGGCGGAACAGGCGCGGGACGCCGCCCAGTCCGTTGAGAAGGCGGCGCAGGAACGCGTCAGCACGGCGCGGAGCGATGTGGCGGCGGCCCACGCCGTCGCCGACGGACGCACGACCGCCGCGGCGCAGGAAGAACAGGCCGAAGCCGAACGCGCGCATGCGGAGGCTGTCGCCGCCGCGGACGCCCTCGCCGCCGTCGACGCGCAGGTGGCGGAGGTCGGCACGAGCATCGCACGGCTCGACGAGACCCGCGAAGAGGCCGCCGCGACCCTGGCCGCCGCGCACGAATCCCTCGCCCTGGCGAGCCAGCGCGACGAGCAGGCCGCACAGCAGATCATCGAGGCGCGCGGCGGGTTCGCCACCGTCGCCGAACGGATCGACACCACACGGGGCCACATCGAGGCCGCCCGTGCACTGGCCGCCGCTCTCGCCGAGAGCAGGCGGGCCACGCAGGCGCATTCGGAGGCCATCGGCCGACAGAGCGACGCTCTCGCCGCGTCGGATTTCGAGGACGTCGAGGCGGCCGAGCAGGCGATGCGCTCCGCCCAGGAGCAGGAATCACTCGAAGCCCGCATCACCGCCCACGCGGCGCAGCGCGAGAAGGAGCGGGCGACGCTGTTCGACCTCGAACTCCGCACGCTGCCGGAGGAGCTGATCGACATCGCTCCGGCGGAGCTCGCCGCGACCGAGGCACGTACGGCCTGGAAGGCCGCCGTCGCCGAGGCCGGCCGAGCGACGGCGACGTCGGAGCAGCTCGCGAGTCTCATCGAGTCGGCCGCATCCGCGCACGCCCGGAGCGCCGGACAGCGCGACGAGCACGAGGTGCTCCGCGCTCTCGCCGACACGATCGCCGGCCGCGCAGGCAACACCCACAAGATGACGCTCGAGACCTTCGTGCTCGCCGCCGAACTCGAAGAGATCGTCGACGCCGCCAACCGTCGCCTGAGCGACATGTCGACCGGACGCTATCGTCTGCAGCATTCGGACGCGCTCGCCTCCCGGGGCGCGGCATCCGGCCTGGGGATCGTCGTGTTCGACGCCTTCACCGGGCAGACGCGTCCGCCGCAGTCTCTCTCCGGCGGGGAGACCTTCCTCAGTTCGCTCGCGCTGGCGCTCGGCCTCGCCGAGGTCGTCACCGCGCGTGCCGGCGGCATCCAACTCGACACCCTCTTCATCGACGAAGGATTCGGCTCTCTCGACGCCGACACCCTCGAAGTCGCCATGCGCGCGCTCGACGAACTGCGCTCCGGCGGGCGGACGGTGGGCATCATCAGCCACGTCGAGTCGATGCAGGAGCAGATCCCCGCACAACTCGTGGTCGAGCAGACCGCCGCCGGTCCGAGCCGCATCCGCGACTGA
- a CDS encoding MFS transporter produces the protein MSSSLRARPSAKWWALFVISLTQLVVVLDGTIVNIALPQAQIALNMDDHLRQWVVTAYALAFGALLLLGGRIADYWGRKRTFMVGMIGFGLASLYAGVAGTGGELILGRGLQGVFAAMLAPAALALLTTLFPSGTERNTAFAVFGTVAGAGAAVGLVLGGFLTEFFDWRWCLLVNLFFVAIGLIGGALFLAESKAAGDNRYDIWGALLVTAGLGALVYGFSIAESGWGDPLTIGFLAAGILLLALFVRVQTKVANPLLPLRVVTNRVRGGAFLIQAVAGTVMIGATVYLTFHLQIVLGQSALQAGLASLPLPLGTMVLAPLATKMLGRIGPRPMLITGPLVVAAGLFYLSFITADGEYFVQVAPALLVMGLGMSFVFIPLQNVALTGVAPHDAGVASAVTNSAMQIGGSIGLSVFTAVYAVAVGGSAGGVSPEALADGYGATFVAAAIGMLIASGIAIVMVRGRKEDLLPQGSVASSAEPVAGR, from the coding sequence ATGTCGTCATCCCTGCGCGCACGCCCCTCGGCGAAATGGTGGGCGCTGTTCGTCATCTCTCTGACGCAGCTCGTCGTCGTCCTCGACGGGACCATCGTCAACATCGCCCTCCCTCAGGCGCAGATCGCGCTGAACATGGACGATCATCTGCGTCAGTGGGTCGTCACCGCGTACGCGCTCGCCTTCGGCGCGCTGTTGCTGCTCGGCGGTCGCATCGCCGACTACTGGGGGCGCAAGCGCACCTTCATGGTCGGCATGATCGGCTTCGGGCTCGCCTCGCTGTACGCCGGTGTCGCCGGTACCGGCGGGGAGCTCATCCTCGGTCGCGGTCTGCAGGGTGTCTTCGCCGCCATGCTCGCGCCCGCAGCCCTCGCGCTGCTGACGACCCTGTTCCCGTCCGGCACGGAGCGCAACACCGCCTTCGCCGTGTTCGGAACGGTCGCCGGTGCCGGCGCCGCTGTCGGTCTGGTCCTCGGCGGGTTCCTCACGGAGTTCTTCGACTGGCGCTGGTGCCTTCTGGTGAACCTCTTCTTCGTCGCGATCGGACTGATCGGCGGAGCACTGTTCCTCGCCGAGAGCAAGGCCGCCGGTGACAACCGCTACGACATCTGGGGCGCGCTGCTCGTCACGGCAGGCCTCGGCGCGCTCGTCTACGGGTTCAGCATCGCCGAGTCCGGTTGGGGTGACCCGCTCACGATCGGATTCCTCGCTGCCGGCATCCTGCTTCTGGCGCTGTTCGTCCGGGTGCAGACGAAGGTCGCCAACCCGCTGCTGCCGCTGCGGGTGGTGACGAACCGCGTCCGCGGCGGAGCGTTCCTCATTCAGGCCGTCGCCGGCACTGTCATGATCGGCGCGACCGTGTACCTCACCTTCCACCTGCAGATCGTCCTCGGTCAGAGTGCGCTGCAGGCGGGACTGGCCAGCCTCCCCCTTCCGCTCGGGACGATGGTGCTCGCTCCGCTCGCGACGAAGATGCTCGGCCGGATCGGACCGCGTCCGATGCTCATCACCGGACCGCTCGTGGTCGCCGCCGGGCTCTTCTACCTCTCGTTCATCACTGCGGACGGCGAGTACTTCGTGCAGGTGGCTCCTGCGCTGCTGGTGATGGGGCTGGGCATGTCGTTCGTCTTCATCCCGCTGCAGAACGTCGCGCTCACGGGTGTGGCGCCGCATGACGCCGGTGTCGCCTCGGCCGTCACGAACTCGGCGATGCAGATCGGTGGTTCGATCGGCCTGTCGGTCTTCACGGCCGTGTACGCCGTCGCTGTCGGCGGAAGCGCCGGTGGCGTGTCGCCTGAGGCGCTGGCAGACGGATACGGTGCGACGTTCGTCGCGGCGGCGATCGGGATGCTGATCGCATCGGGCATCGCCATCGTGATGGTGCGCGGACGCAAGGAGGATCTGCTCCCGCAGGGGTCGGTCGCCTCGAGTGCGGAGCCGGTCGCCGGCCGCTGA
- a CDS encoding ATP-binding cassette domain-containing protein encodes MIQLANVSKQYSDEVAIGPVDLQIPAGGITALVGPNGAGKSTLLTMIGRLLGLDEGTIEIGGYDVVRTPSKDLAKIVSVLRQENHFITRLTVRQLVGFGRFPYSKGRLNVEDERVISEAIDFLGLSALEGRYLDELSGGQRQRAYVAMVLAQDTDYVLLDEPLNNLDMRHSVQMMQHLRRAAAELGKTIVIVLHDINFAGHYADHICAVKDGRVVRFGPPDEIMTDAVLTDVFDTEVQVVDGPRGPLAVYY; translated from the coding sequence GTGATCCAGCTCGCGAACGTCAGCAAGCAGTACAGCGACGAGGTCGCGATCGGTCCCGTCGACCTGCAGATCCCCGCCGGTGGCATCACGGCCCTGGTCGGCCCCAACGGCGCGGGCAAGTCGACGCTGCTCACCATGATCGGGCGCCTGCTCGGGCTCGACGAGGGAACCATCGAGATCGGCGGATACGACGTGGTGCGCACGCCGTCCAAGGACCTCGCCAAGATCGTCTCCGTGCTGCGGCAGGAGAATCACTTCATCACGCGGCTCACCGTCCGGCAGCTCGTCGGCTTCGGCCGCTTCCCGTATTCGAAGGGACGACTGAACGTCGAGGATGAACGAGTGATCAGCGAGGCCATCGACTTCCTCGGCCTCTCCGCACTGGAGGGACGATACCTCGACGAACTCTCCGGCGGACAGCGTCAGCGCGCGTACGTGGCCATGGTGCTCGCCCAGGACACCGACTACGTGCTGCTGGACGAACCGCTCAACAACCTCGACATGCGCCACTCCGTGCAGATGATGCAGCACCTGCGGCGCGCTGCGGCTGAGCTCGGGAAGACGATCGTCATCGTCCTCCACGACATCAACTTCGCCGGGCACTACGCCGATCACATCTGCGCCGTGAAGGACGGCCGTGTGGTCCGGTTCGGCCCGCCGGACGAGATCATGACGGATGCCGTGCTCACGGATGTCTTCGACACCGAGGTGCAGGTCGTCGACGGCCCGCGCGGACCGCTCGCCGTCTACTACTGA
- a CDS encoding exonuclease SbcCD subunit D — MRILHTSDWHIGRTFHGNSTMDALAEVFGALIAQVRENDVDVVIIAGDVFDSATPAGPAYTLLGDTLVGLHETGAKVIVTSGNHDSAARLGFQAGLLRDGIHVLTDPEAIARPVTIDDEAGPVHFFGIPYLEPAIVRQHWPEAGLRTQAQTMSHAMGLVRGAMAEREGRSVAIAHCFAAGVDATVGLEREVRQGGLDVVPLEVFDGPDYVALGHIHGRQALSDRVRYAGAPLHYSFGEQHKERGSWIIDLDADGLAEVRWSALPVPRRLVTLTGPLDDILSDENVTAHADDWVCAEYTDTLPQAEPMRRLKERFPYCAMVQHTPAQSTDDASRQSYSARLKAAVTDVERIEAFLEHVRAGQGPKERESELIREVLDDRVIAEALV, encoded by the coding sequence ATGCGAATCCTGCACACCTCCGACTGGCACATCGGCCGCACCTTCCATGGCAACTCGACCATGGATGCGCTGGCCGAGGTCTTCGGTGCGCTGATCGCGCAGGTGCGAGAGAACGACGTTGACGTCGTCATCATCGCCGGTGATGTGTTCGACTCCGCGACGCCTGCCGGTCCGGCGTACACGCTGCTGGGTGACACGCTCGTCGGCCTGCACGAGACCGGGGCCAAGGTCATCGTCACGAGCGGCAACCATGACTCCGCCGCCCGCCTCGGATTCCAGGCAGGGCTGCTGCGCGACGGGATCCACGTGCTCACGGATCCCGAGGCGATCGCTCGTCCCGTCACGATCGACGACGAGGCAGGCCCCGTGCACTTCTTCGGCATCCCGTACCTCGAGCCGGCCATCGTGCGTCAGCACTGGCCGGAGGCCGGGCTGCGCACGCAGGCACAGACCATGTCGCATGCGATGGGTCTGGTGCGCGGCGCGATGGCCGAGCGCGAGGGGCGTTCGGTCGCGATCGCGCACTGTTTCGCCGCCGGGGTCGACGCGACGGTCGGTCTCGAACGCGAGGTGCGCCAGGGCGGCCTCGACGTCGTTCCGCTCGAGGTCTTCGACGGCCCTGACTACGTCGCTCTCGGCCACATCCACGGCCGCCAGGCTCTCAGTGACCGCGTGCGCTACGCGGGTGCGCCGCTCCACTACAGCTTCGGCGAGCAGCACAAGGAGCGCGGCTCCTGGATCATCGATCTTGACGCCGACGGCCTCGCCGAGGTGCGCTGGTCGGCGCTGCCGGTGCCGCGGCGTCTGGTCACGCTCACGGGCCCGCTCGACGACATCCTGTCGGACGAGAACGTGACCGCGCATGCCGACGACTGGGTGTGCGCCGAGTACACCGACACCCTGCCCCAGGCCGAGCCGATGCGGCGGCTGAAGGAGCGCTTTCCCTACTGCGCGATGGTGCAGCACACTCCGGCGCAGTCCACGGACGACGCGAGCCGACAGTCGTACTCCGCTCGGTTGAAGGCCGCGGTCACCGACGTCGAGCGCATCGAGGCGTTCCTCGAGCACGTGCGCGCAGGGCAGGGGCCGAAGGAGCGCGAGAGCGAACTCATCCGCGAAGTGCTCGACGATCGCGTCATCGCCGAGGCGCTCGTATAG
- a CDS encoding DNA-3-methyladenine glycosylase family protein codes for MTMTADAATAASAHAEPLRTVYRPPHPLNLLRTVGVLARGPKDPTMFVEGSTLWRAARTPAGVSTVALRQTHEGVHATAWGPGAEWTLGQLPRLCGADDDASGFDVSGHPMLAAIAHRTVGTRLTRTDLVFDALVCATLEQKVTSLQAFGAWRVLVTRFGERAPGPAPRTLFAPPSVDGWRRIPSWAWHRAGVEPPQSRTIVRTAERGQRVADAVLAAQGGAERERVLTSLPGIGAWTSAETRIRALGDPDAVSVGDYHLAHQVGYALTGSRVDDDGMLELLAPWAGHRQRVIRLILAGGPREPRRGPRLAPEDHRRR; via the coding sequence ATGACCATGACAGCGGATGCCGCGACCGCCGCATCCGCGCACGCCGAGCCGCTTCGCACGGTCTATCGACCACCTCATCCGCTGAACCTCCTCCGCACGGTGGGCGTGCTCGCGCGCGGGCCGAAGGACCCGACGATGTTCGTGGAGGGCTCGACTCTGTGGCGCGCAGCGCGGACCCCCGCCGGCGTCTCGACGGTCGCGCTCCGTCAGACGCATGAGGGAGTGCATGCCACGGCCTGGGGACCGGGCGCCGAGTGGACGCTCGGCCAGCTCCCCCGCCTGTGCGGCGCCGACGACGATGCGAGCGGCTTCGACGTGTCAGGGCACCCGATGCTCGCCGCGATCGCGCACCGCACCGTCGGCACGCGCCTGACCCGCACCGATCTCGTGTTCGATGCGCTGGTGTGCGCGACGCTCGAGCAGAAGGTCACCTCTCTGCAAGCCTTCGGCGCATGGCGGGTCCTCGTCACCCGCTTCGGTGAACGCGCCCCGGGGCCCGCCCCTCGCACGCTGTTCGCTCCCCCGTCCGTGGACGGGTGGCGACGCATCCCGTCATGGGCGTGGCATCGAGCGGGCGTCGAGCCTCCGCAGTCGCGCACGATCGTCCGCACCGCCGAGCGTGGGCAGCGCGTCGCCGACGCCGTACTCGCCGCGCAGGGCGGCGCCGAGCGCGAGCGCGTCCTCACCAGCCTGCCCGGCATCGGGGCGTGGACGTCCGCAGAGACCCGCATCCGGGCCCTCGGCGACCCCGATGCGGTCAGCGTCGGCGACTACCACCTCGCGCATCAGGTCGGGTACGCGCTGACCGGCTCCCGCGTCGACGACGACGGCATGCTGGAACTGCTCGCCCCCTGGGCCGGTCACCGCCAGCGCGTCATCCGGCTGATCCTCGCGGGCGGTCCTCGTGAACCGCGCCGAGGCCCACGACTGGCGCCGGAGGATCACCGGCGCCGGTGA
- a CDS encoding GNAT family N-acetyltransferase, with translation MTDSMMVDGFLVTDEKDASRYTLTRDGVLVSALDYRDDGKTMALTRAFTIPTYRGNGYAAKVVAGAIADIESRGDRKVEPVCWYVAEWFAQNPGHEGLLRRG, from the coding sequence ATGACGGATTCCATGATGGTCGACGGGTTCCTGGTCACTGACGAGAAGGATGCCTCGCGCTACACCCTCACGAGGGACGGAGTGCTCGTGAGCGCTCTGGACTACCGGGATGACGGCAAGACGATGGCGCTCACCAGGGCGTTCACGATCCCGACGTACCGGGGCAACGGCTATGCGGCGAAGGTGGTCGCCGGCGCGATCGCCGACATCGAGAGCCGAGGGGACCGGAAGGTCGAACCGGTGTGCTGGTACGTCGCCGAGTGGTTCGCTCAGAACCCCGGCCACGAGGGCCTGCTCCGCCGCGGCTGA
- a CDS encoding aldo/keto reductase: MPLIGTSDLDVFPLALGGNVFGWTADRDASFEILDAFTEGGGDFIDTADSYSAWVDGNSGGESERIIGEWLASRRPKGVTVATKVSQHPEFRGLSAKNVRAAAEASLQRLGVEAIDLYYAHFDDEETPLAETVAAFGALVSDGLVKHVAVSNYTADRIREWIEIAQASGTALPVAVQPHYNLVHRNDVEEDIIPLAQEFGMSLVPYYGLAKGFLTGKYRSTDAAGASPRAAGAAQYATAHGLRVIGELERIGDEHGSSVAATALAWLRSRPTVAAPIASASHAGQVADLLAGGRLELTPEDIRALDAVSAWSPQTA; the protein is encoded by the coding sequence ATGCCCCTCATCGGCACCAGCGACCTCGATGTCTTCCCGCTCGCCCTCGGCGGCAACGTCTTCGGATGGACCGCCGACCGCGACGCGTCCTTCGAGATCCTCGATGCCTTCACCGAGGGAGGCGGCGATTTCATCGACACCGCCGACTCGTACAGCGCCTGGGTCGACGGAAACAGCGGCGGAGAGAGCGAGCGCATCATCGGCGAGTGGCTCGCCTCTCGCAGGCCGAAGGGCGTGACCGTCGCGACCAAGGTGAGCCAGCACCCCGAGTTCCGCGGGCTGTCGGCGAAGAACGTGCGCGCCGCCGCGGAGGCGTCTCTGCAGCGCCTCGGCGTCGAGGCGATCGATCTGTACTACGCGCACTTCGATGACGAGGAGACGCCGCTCGCGGAGACCGTCGCCGCCTTCGGAGCGCTCGTCTCGGACGGGCTCGTGAAGCATGTCGCCGTCTCGAACTACACCGCCGACCGCATCCGCGAATGGATCGAGATCGCACAGGCCTCGGGAACCGCACTCCCCGTCGCGGTGCAGCCGCACTACAACCTCGTGCACCGCAACGACGTCGAGGAGGACATCATCCCCCTCGCGCAGGAGTTCGGCATGAGCCTCGTGCCGTATTACGGGCTGGCCAAGGGATTCCTCACCGGGAAGTACCGCTCGACGGACGCCGCTGGGGCGTCGCCGCGGGCTGCCGGAGCCGCGCAGTACGCGACGGCCCACGGTCTGAGGGTCATCGGCGAGCTCGAGCGCATCGGTGACGAGCACGGCTCGTCCGTGGCCGCCACCGCCCTCGCATGGCTGCGCTCCCGCCCGACGGTCGCCGCTCCCATCGCGAGCGCATCGCACGCCGGGCAGGTGGCGGATCTGCTCGCCGGCGGACGGCTGGAGCTCACGCCGGAAGACATCCGGGCACTGGATGCCGTGTCGGCGTGGAGTCCGCAGACGGCCTAA
- a CDS encoding winged helix-turn-helix domain-containing protein, translating into MSNTALLERPSTRAPHLRPIPRFVESDAPAAPAAPADLPATRSPRGFALYVGLDEIKAAEAGVSLPLLVDALRRTLAELAPGAETHATVALAPHGSGGRDLDVVRLALQEPGAVARAKAATEAEQKDEDYGVTVDISRKRVLIDGESAAFTYKEFELLQYLVLREGRTIERAELVEALWQSPEDETPGERTIDVHVRRLRAKLGRYEDIVRTVRGVGYRFDRHADVVIRYGHGTPSPDRF; encoded by the coding sequence ATGTCGAACACCGCCCTCCTCGAGCGTCCCTCCACTCGCGCCCCTCACCTCCGCCCCATTCCGCGCTTCGTCGAATCGGATGCCCCGGCCGCACCCGCAGCCCCCGCCGACCTTCCCGCGACGCGTTCGCCGCGCGGCTTCGCCCTCTACGTCGGACTCGACGAGATCAAGGCCGCAGAAGCCGGGGTCAGCCTCCCCCTTCTCGTCGACGCCCTTCGCCGTACGCTCGCCGAGCTCGCACCGGGCGCGGAGACGCACGCCACGGTGGCTCTCGCCCCGCACGGCTCCGGCGGCCGTGACCTCGACGTCGTGCGCCTCGCCCTGCAGGAGCCGGGCGCCGTGGCCCGCGCGAAGGCGGCGACGGAGGCGGAGCAGAAGGATGAGGACTACGGCGTCACCGTGGACATCTCCCGCAAGCGCGTCCTCATCGACGGCGAATCGGCCGCCTTCACGTACAAGGAGTTCGAGCTCCTGCAGTACCTCGTGCTGCGCGAGGGCCGCACGATCGAGCGCGCCGAGCTCGTCGAGGCCCTGTGGCAGTCGCCCGAGGACGAGACCCCTGGCGAGCGCACCATCGACGTGCACGTCCGCCGACTGCGCGCCAAGCTCGGTCGCTACGAGGACATCGTCCGCACCGTCCGCGGCGTCGGCTACCGGTTCGACCGCCACGCCGACGTCGTCATCCGCTACGGCCACGGCACGCCTTCGCCCGACCGCTTCTGA